The region TGGTGAGTTCAAATACAGGTTCGATGCCCCACCCTCGGATGTCCGTTCGAGGCCTGAAACTGGGGCGGATGTCCCACCCCCGGATGTCCGTTCGAGGCCTGAAACGGGGGCGGATGTCCCCCCCCCCGGACGTCCGTTCGAGGCCTGAAACTGGGGCGGATGTCCCACCCCCCGGACGTCCGTTCGAGGCCTGAAACGGGGGCGGATGTCCCACCCCCGGATGCTCCCAAAGTGCGTCAATGATTGGGAAATGTCCCACCCCCGGACGTCCTCAGAGTGCGTCAATGATTGGGAAATGTCCCACCCCCGGACGTCCTCAGAGTGCCTCAATGCTTGAGATATGTTCCACCCCCGGATGCTCCCAAAGTGCGTCAATGATTGGGAAATGTCCCACCCTCGGAGGTGCAAAGGGCAAGGTATGTTCGCGTGGTCAGATGAAACGGTTGGCGCCCTTTACCTTACCCTCGGCGCCTTCCTGGCGTTGGTGGCGCTCGTCGAGAAGCTCGTTGATGCGGTCCATCACCAGGTCGGTCATCCCCCGGAACTTTTCCGCATGGGCGCGCTCGGCCTCCAGCGTAAAGGGGGTGTAGTCGTCTTCAATTGCAAAGGGCTTTAGCGCCCCCTCGGGGGAGAGAGGTTCGCCCATGCGGTACACGATGGTGCCACCGCTGGAGAGGGGGCTGTTTCCGGGATAGGCCAGATCGGAGCCGTTGCAGCCGATCGGCACCACGGTGGCCTTCATGCGCAACGCCATCTGTGCCAGCCCGGTGCGCCCCTCTTGCAGGCGGATCGAGCGGGTGCCCTCGGGAAACACCAGCACGTGCAATCCCAGCGCGAACGCCTCCTCGTTGAGCTCCACAAAGCGATTCATCATCTGCTTGAAGAGCTCACTCATGCGCTCCAGATAGTTATGGGTCTGGGGATCGAAGTTCAGTCCCAGGAGATCGCGCGGGGTATCGAGCAGCGCGACCACATCGGCGAGCACGCCTTCCTCGGCAGCCCGCTCCCGCAGGGTGCGGGTGTCGGTGCTGCCGGCGTCGACTGCCTGGCGCACGATCCGGTAGGCCCGTTCGGCCGGCGGCCGCCCCAGCAACTGCACGGCGTCGGCGGTGATCAGGTACCCGCGGGAGGGCACCGCCAGGTTGTTCATCTTGATCATGAAGGCCTGAATCGCCGGGTTGTTGTAGTACTTTCCCTTGACCCAGGTGGTGGTAAACATCCGATGATCACGCCAGAGTCGCCACTGAAAAGGCCAGTAGTTGTAGCGATCGGTATGGTTCATGGCGAAGATCACCGGCCGATCCGTGGGTAGCTTTTCAAACCCCTCGATGGTGATGTGGGTGCGTGTTAGCGGATTCTTGAAGTTTGGCGAGAGGACACCGGTTGCAAAAAGAACCTGGCCCATCGGTCGACGAGTCAGCGAGATGGCGTTGAGGGTATCGAGCGTGAGCATGGGGACCGTGCCGGGGGAGGATGTGTCGGGGGGGAACCGCTGGAGGAAGCCTCCGAAAGGTAACATAGCCCGCAGCCGCCGAGTAGCGTTTCGGGGCCGGGAAGTAAGTGCATGAACACGAATCAGGAGTGATATGAGAGCATTGATTCAACGCGTCAGTCAGGCCCGGGTGGAAGTTGCGGACGAGGTGATCGGCCAGTGTGGCGTGGGGCTGCTGGTCTTGCTTGGCTGTGGTCAGGGTGATGACGAGAGCGATCTGGACTACGTCTTTGAGAAGGTCGTGAATCTGCGCATCTTCGAAGACGAGCAGGGCAAGATGAACCACTCGCTGCTGGACATCGGCGGCGAACTGCTGGTGGTGAGCCAGTTCACGCTCTACGCCGATACGCGGCGAGGACGTCGCCCGAGCTTCACCGGGGCGATGGCACCGGTGCCGGCCGAGGCGATGTATCAGGCCTTTGTCGAACGGGCGCGGGCGCGTGGGATCACCGTGGGCACCGGTCGCTTTGGCGCCATGATGAACGTCTCGCTGACCAACCAGGGGCCGGTGACCATCATGATCGACAGTCGGGAGCGCTGAACGGGCGATAAAGGCGCGTAAAACGATCGTTTTACACGAGTTTCACGTGAAACAGGGGCGCGCTCTTAAAAGGGGAGTTCCACCCGTACCCCGGCCCGCCAGCTCGAAAAATACGCCTCGTCGGCGCTCTCGGGGCGATAGTCGCGGTTGGTGAAGAGCGCATCGATAAAGGGGCCGGCCACCAGCGGGGTTTCGCCGTACTCCCAGAGCCGGAATTCGGCGGCGGCGCCGGCGTGCAGGTCGTAGCGCCAGCCGCCGGGCAGGCTCGCCACCTGGGCGCTGGTTGCCCAGAGGCGCAGCACGTTGGTGTAGCTGCCAAACAGGTGCACCTGGGCGCGCAGCTGAAGCTCGGCGCCACCCAGCAGCGCGGTGGAGCGATGCCCGTCGAGCGCGGCGTGGATCCCCAGGCCCGCCACCAGATGGTTCACGTCGTCCCGGGCTCGCCAGATCGGCAGGAGCAGAGATGGCGAGAGCGTCAGGTTGTAGTAGAGGTCGCGACGTCCGTCGTGACGCAGGCGCAGATCTAGTCCCCAGCCCAGGGCATCCAGGAGGCTGCGCCGCACCGCACCATAGGTGCGCTGGAGGCTGGCATACCTGAAGAGCACCAGCTCGGCCTGCAGGCTCTCCAGCGAGCTCTGAAGATCGGGGCCAGGCTCCGCGATCAGGTCCAGCCCCAGCACCCGCGACTCAATATCGCCCCGATACCCTCGCTGGCGTACCTCGCCCAGGCGATCTTCGATCGTCGAGTAAGAGAACTGGAGGTTGGCACGCATCCCGGTGTTGGTCGCGCCGGAGAGGCGCACCCGATGACGCCCCGAAGGTCGCCAGGAGCGCGCATCAAGCGCCTGCATACGCTCCAGATAGTCCTGAGCACGGGCGTCCAGAAAGGCCACCCCGTCCCAGTCGGGAAGATGCCTCTCGATCAAGGCGGACTGTGTCTGCAGGGCCTTGAGGTAGGTCTGGCGGGTGCGGGCCTCCTGGTCGAGTACCGCCTGTTGATCGGGGGACCAGGCGACCGTCGATGGGTCCAGGGTGATCCGGGTATGCGCTGCCCAGTGCGCCTGCGCTTCGGCGCGGGCGACCAGATCTTCGTCTTCGTAGAGTTGGCGGCGGCGCTCCAGGATCTCATCCAGGCTTAGCTTCGGGCCCGGGCCCTGAGCCGCGTAAAGCAGCGCTCGCCGGGCGTAGTGAGCGTTGTCCATGTAGAAACGCTCCACCAACACGCTGTTGTAGAGCGTGTCGAGGAGCATCTGGACCCGGTCGGGATGGCGCTGCGCCAGCGCGTCAAAGAGCGCCTCCAGGCGAGTGTAGGCGCCGGCGCGAACCTCGGGCTCCGGGGCTTCCAGGGCGTCTAGAAGGATATCAAAGTCTTCGCGCTGGGTTCGGTCGGCGTCGATGGCGTCGGCCAGGCTCATCATCAGCGCGCGCCGGGTCTGGGCGGCCTCTCGGGCCACCTCCCGACCGCTACGCAGGGTGTCGGGGCGCTTGATCAGAAGCCGCCCCTGCG is a window of Lujinxingia litoralis DNA encoding:
- a CDS encoding 1-acyl-sn-glycerol-3-phosphate acyltransferase, with product MLTLDTLNAISLTRRPMGQVLFATGVLSPNFKNPLTRTHITIEGFEKLPTDRPVIFAMNHTDRYNYWPFQWRLWRDHRMFTTTWVKGKYYNNPAIQAFMIKMNNLAVPSRGYLITADAVQLLGRPPAERAYRIVRQAVDAGSTDTRTLRERAAEEGVLADVVALLDTPRDLLGLNFDPQTHNYLERMSELFKQMMNRFVELNEEAFALGLHVLVFPEGTRSIRLQEGRTGLAQMALRMKATVVPIGCNGSDLAYPGNSPLSSGGTIVYRMGEPLSPEGALKPFAIEDDYTPFTLEAERAHAEKFRGMTDLVMDRINELLDERHQRQEGAEGKVKGANRFI
- a CDS encoding DUF4105 domain-containing protein; the protein is MLPYSTHTLRLRRRPSPRAIALLVALSAWLCAGLASEARAQPPAALAEAPRPSETPAASRASERLRDDFRIHVAPSPHWKPGELEAFEAGLRALPRSLSRELRHNEVHLVRRESHCLFGMGRYSQACPTFSSDHRTFYVYESPPLLGDGPVQAYAVLTADEQRELQLRRAAVHLAMTLEDGSRGWSRDFRWQRINGWHRKMRSGPHNQDPWGYQRPMGMRSAHLDLVTFAEAYFVRPEDLLLERVAEPGMGARLEELDPNMTLSCQHFTASRALNTFIGEMDPAWREPERSLPRSQLSGQSCPAFEQWARVDDLAGFDVLLAAATSRPQSLYGHLLLHVKYKGGGLVRSEGFEPVYQFGAVTDANVDPVDYLVRGLLGGFPTVLELNSFRGVDRLILQYEQRNLRRYSLQLSPEQSRRLLERIWETERRVRYPYRFLSDNCASFLIDLMEPALEVDLPRERSGIVMPTDVLDTLATIENGAQGRLLIKRPDTLRSGREVAREAAQTRRALMMSLADAIDADRTQREDFDILLDALEAPEPEVRAGAYTRLEALFDALAQRHPDRVQMLLDTLYNSVLVERFYMDNAHYARRALLYAAQGPGPKLSLDEILERRRQLYEDEDLVARAEAQAHWAAHTRITLDPSTVAWSPDQQAVLDQEARTRQTYLKALQTQSALIERHLPDWDGVAFLDARAQDYLERMQALDARSWRPSGRHRVRLSGATNTGMRANLQFSYSTIEDRLGEVRQRGYRGDIESRVLGLDLIAEPGPDLQSSLESLQAELVLFRYASLQRTYGAVRRSLLDALGWGLDLRLRHDGRRDLYYNLTLSPSLLLPIWRARDDVNHLVAGLGIHAALDGHRSTALLGGAELQLRAQVHLFGSYTNVLRLWATSAQVASLPGGWRYDLHAGAAAEFRLWEYGETPLVAGPFIDALFTNRDYRPESADEAYFSSWRAGVRVELPF
- the dtd gene encoding D-aminoacyl-tRNA deacylase, translating into MRALIQRVSQARVEVADEVIGQCGVGLLVLLGCGQGDDESDLDYVFEKVVNLRIFEDEQGKMNHSLLDIGGELLVVSQFTLYADTRRGRRPSFTGAMAPVPAEAMYQAFVERARARGITVGTGRFGAMMNVSLTNQGPVTIMIDSRER